Proteins from a single region of Xenopus laevis strain J_2021 chromosome 9_10S, Xenopus_laevis_v10.1, whole genome shotgun sequence:
- the znf148.S gene encoding zinc finger protein 148, which translates to MNIEDKLGGIFIKCSPTNNLQSSRGLVGLGAADPLCTKLPGTDTGLGEKPLPQCIIAGQEILQGREEMMSQDELMVQEETVKNDDEEMMEPQERMLPQGLKFTVHVKQEMKFMEEGDSPGTEHAQLAEPVDLQKKKKRKQRSPAKILTINEDGSLGLKIPKCHVCDHCNAAFRTNYHLQRHVFIHTGEKPFQCSQCEMRFIQKYLLQRHEKIHTGEKPFHCDECGMRFIQKYHMERHKRTHSGEKPYQCEFCLQYFSRTDRVLKHKRMCHENRDRKPGKSTSKAGLLSPEGDPTLSPKDGTTKKKQKGDKKLLGAGDKESPSEKEQKKEKNDFLPLFPDSTKVKDEYMVAEYAVEMPQTSLGTLHLQEVVPGDINPPKLLLKKVSGKKSLKQALDQSPTLSALSAFDDTKVTKYTFELVDSGSNSDLDHGDPMQEGGSKPANSSVSYDEAMQFSKKKRYLQAATSSNSSREYALNVSSIASQPSATQAAVASVMDESSAAVLMDTQSLSVDIKASQDKNVIPDEVLQTLLDHYTHKADGQHELSFSVGDAEVTSSISISSTEVGETSQPETLGSSIQVPAGDKASMLQEYSKFLQQALERTSQNDAYLSNTSLNFVTDGPALANPSTFPSLDKHVYATLPISSFRPGLATPLRLTPDKAHFGLIVTDSQHNFNFAVDDGSNTSPAPTSSVQDFLDQVTGQKKSESQPVHQTYQLNAFEQPFRAQFQGARAAVSPQFSTANGQVNLRQQTSSPDFPEFSLVNVNDSRAQLTSTPDTAAGQSFS; encoded by the exons TGGCCAGGAGATACTACAGGGGAGGGAAGAGATGATGTCACAGGATGAGCTCATGGTGCAGGAGGAAACCGTGAAGAATGACGACGAAGAGATGATGGAACCACAGGAACGGATGCTGCCCCAGGGGCTGAAGTTCACG GTTCATGTTAAGCAAGAAATGAAGTTCATGGAGGAGGGCGACTCGCCAGGGACAGAACATGCGCAGCTGGCAGAGCCAGTGGAtttgcagaagaagaagaagaggaaacagCGTTCTCCTGCCAAG ATCCTGACCATCAATGAGGATGGTTCCCTTGGCCTGAAAATTCCTAAGTGCCACGTGTGTGACCACTGCAATGCTGCCTTCCGGACGAACTACCACCTGCAGAGACACGTCTTCATCCACACAG GGGAGAAGCCTTTTCAGTGCAGTCAGTGTGAGATGCGCTTCATCCAAAAGTATCTGCTCCAGAGGCACGAGAAGATCCACACGG GGGAGAAGCCATTTCACTGTGATGAGTGCGGGATGCGGTTTATTCAGAAATATCATATGGAGAGGCACAAGAGGACTCACAGCGGCGAGAAACCGTATCAATGCGAGTTCTGTCTGCAG TATTTCTCCAGAACGGACCGGGTGCTGAAACATAAGCGTATGTGCCATGAGAACCGAGACAGGAAGCCAGGGAAGAGCACTAGCAAGGCAGGCCTCTTGTCTCCAGAAGGCGATCCCACACTGTCTCCCAAAGATGGAACCACAAAGAAGAAACAGAAAGGTGACAAGAAGCTTTTGGGTGCAGGTGACAAGGAAAGCCCCTCTGAGAAGGagcaaaagaaagagaagaacgACTTTCTGCCCTTGTTCCCTGACAGCACCAAAGTCAAGGATGAGTACATGGTGGCAGAATACGCCGTAGAGATGCCCCAGACTTCTCTGGGCACTTTGCACTTACAGGAGGTGGTGCCTGGAGACATTAATCCCCCTAAGCTTCTCCTTAAGAAGGTGAGTGGTAAGAAGAGCCTGAAGCAGGCACTGGACCAGAGCCCAACACTCTCAGCACTGTCGGCCTTCGATGACACCAAGGTGACTAAATACACCTTTGAACTGGTGGATTCAGGCAGCAACTCTGACTTGGATCACGGAGACCCCATGCAGGAAGGGGGCAGTAAGCCAGCCAACAGCAGTGTCAGTTATGATGAAGCCATGCAGTTTTCCAAGAAGAAAAGGTACTTGCAGGCAGCCACCAGTAGCAATAGTAGCCGTGAATATGCCCTGAATGTCAGTTCTATTGCTTCTCAGCCTTCTGCCACACAGGCTGCTGTGGCCAGCGTCATGGATGAGAGCAGCGCCGCTGTGCTGATGGACACCCAATCGCTGTCTGTGGATATCAAAGCCAGTCAGGATAAGAACGTCATCCCAGATGAAGTGCTGCAAACACTGTTAGATCATTACACGCACAAGGCCGATGGGCAGCATGAGCTCTCCTTCAGCGTTGGGGACGCAGAGGTGACCTCAAGCATATCCATCAGCTCGACAGAGGTAGGTGAGACCAGCCAACCGGAGACTCTGGGCTCAAGCATACAAGTACCGGCCGGGGACAAGGCTAGTATGCTGCAGGAATACTCAAAGTTCCTCCAACAGGCCCTGGAGCGGACTAGCCAAAATGATGCCTATCTGAGCAACACAAGCCTTAACTTTGTTACTGATGGACCGGCCCTAGCAAATCCTAGCACTTTCCCCTCTCTGGATAAACATGTGTATGCCACGCTGCCCATCAGCAGCTTTCGCCCAGGCCTGGCCACCCCGCTCAGACTGACTCCTGACAAGGCCCACTTTGGCCTTATTGTAACTGACTCTCAGCACAACTTCAACTTTGCTGTTGACGACGGTAGCAACACATCGCCTGCTCCCACTTCCTCAGTGCAGGATTTTTTAGATCAGGTGACTGGGCAGAAGAAGAGCGAATCACAGCCTGTGCATCAGACGTACCAGCTGAATGCTTTTGAGCAGCCCTTTAGGGCTCAGTTCCAGGGGGCCCGGGCTGCCGTATCCCCTCAGTTTAGCACTGCCAATGGGCAGGTGAACCTGCGGCAACAGACTTCCAGCCCAGACTTTCCAGAATTCTCCCTGGTGAATGTAAATGATAGCAGAGCCCAACTGACTTCTACCCCTGACACAGCAGCTGGCCAGTCCTTTAGCTAA